From the genome of Nitrosomonas sp. Is79A3:
GACTTCCCAGCCAGACCGCTCCCACCAGGTTGCTTGAGGCCAGAAATCATTCGCAGTCTTGTCACTGGAATGGCTAGCATCCAACAATAGACGGCTGGCGAGATATTCCTGTAACAATTGATGCGTAAAGCGGATATCACTACCGCTTTGCTGTAGTACGCTCGCATCGATGGAAAATTTGATTAGATCATCCGTTAAGCTGGCCGGACATTGTGAGCGCAATAGCGTGGTTTGCGCGCCATCTGATTGTTGTGTATTTGCGGTGTTTTGCATTGCTTCAGCTAGCGCCACTAGAGCCGCTTCCCAGTCAGTCCGAGCGGGAACATGTTCATGACGGTTCTCGCGTGCCGTTTGTTCGCGTTCATACAAAAGCTGCAGGAATCCTTGGAATAACTGGGCGCGATTGCTGGGTACTTGCTTGAGTGCAATAAAAACATGCAACAAATAAGGATTCGACGCCAGTCGTAATAAACTGCGCGGATTAAAGCGCACTTCCCGCCATAATTGATTTTGCTGCCAGGATGTATCGATGTTCGGGTTTTCCTTGGGGATTTTTTTAGCACTCCAGAACAAATCCAGATCTGCACCGGCTTTATGCCAGATCTCCCACACTTGCCGGATATCATCACCGCCGGCTAAGTGCCAGAACCGGTCTTGGGCAGCTTGAGCGGCATTGGATCCATCTTGCAGCAAATTAAATGCCCGTTCCAGAAAAACCATAATTTGCGATGGCTTTAATGGCTGCAATACCAAGGTATCAAATGGTAAATAACAATCCCCGGTAAAATCTTTTTCACGGCAACTGACCATGACACTGGCAAAGCGCTCATCTTGCGCCAGACACTTAATCTGCTCAACCTTGAATTTGCGCTGCCCTGGAGGAATTTCGTTCATGCCGTCCAGCAGCAGTACAGCCCGTCGCAGGTCACGCAATGTTGAAAAATAGCGGCCAAGTTTGCCCAATTGATCCTCAATAAAATCTTCCAACGATATGGCTTCGCGCGTCCAGGACCCCAGCGGCACCAGTAATGGAATCGGCGCATGTTCATCTTGCAGCGCTTTTCGGGCATATTCAATTGAAATTCGCTGTAACGAAAACGACTTACCCGCACCAGGTTCACCCAATACCGCCAAGCGTCGCACCGGCTTGTCTTCTAAATCCCGGTAAGCATCCAGCGCATCCGTATAAGTTTTTTCGATGACTTGCTCATGCGCTATTTGATCCACTTTAAAAGCCCGGAAAATTGCATCGGTATCAACCCGAAGCGATTTCATTACCCGCTCGGGAGAAAGCGAACGGCGTTCGCAGGCTTCCAACGCCACATAACGACTTTCCAGATCGGATAAATCCTTGTTGATCAGATCATTAAGATAGGTTAATTCATCCCGGCGCTGCGGGCTGGCAGAAGTTTGTGTGTAATTGTTTTCAGAAAGTGGCGCAATATTTGGGGTGCGGTTTTGCAGCGCAGGCAAAATTTCGGCTAATTTTCGGGTCAATCGGTCCAGTGTATCTTGCGGATCAGAATGCGCTTCGATCGGTTGCTTTTCTTGGATGTAGAAAGGTAAGCTGACATTATCAATACGCAGTGCTACAACTTGCTTTTTCAATTTATCTGAATACAACATTTCCCGCTCTTGCCAGCCACACTGATCAGTATCTTTTCCTACAATGCAAACCACCACATCGGACTTTTCAATGCCACGTTGTATGCTGCGATACCAATTGTCGTTGCCTTCCTCAATCGACCGCTCATCCCGCCAGACTTCGGCACCCTGTTGTTCGAGGTGGGATTGTATCCGCTCCGACCAAGTGTGCGCATTTCCGCCGCGCGCGTAACTGATAAATATCCGTAGTTTCGCAAGTTGATTAGTTGTTGCCGTCATTCTTTTAAAGCCTGATGAAAATGGCGTGGATTCGTGTACTTGTAGATTATAGTTGGCGGTATTATAAGCAAGTAATAGTGCATCAGGTGGATATGTGGCGCAAATCAAGAGAACAGTTTTGCTCGTTCATTTGACTGGCGGGTACGTAATGCCAAACCACATCCTTGGGGTGCTTTGAACGTGACTTTGTTTAGTCAGGTGTGCCAACGGTTCAATCAGATTATCCAGCTTTGATTGCGGATTAATCCCCAATCCCGATTACTCAAACTGCCCACATGGTTCTTACCTGATCTCGATTTAAGGCCAACCACTGCAAGGCGATGATTGCGCTGACTGAATTGATTTTTCCGGCTTGTAATAACGCGAGTGCTGTATCCACTGCAACGACATGTACTTTGATATCTTCGCCTTCTTCACTGGCACCATGAACGCCACCGGCATGCGTCGTATCAACCCGGCCGCAGAATAAAGCAACGCTTTCTGTAGTGCCGCCAGGGCTGACCAGAAAGTTATACAATGGAATCAAGTCGGTAATGATGCAATTGGCTTCTTCGATGCTTTCGCGTTTTACTACGTCTTCTGTCGTTTCATCCGCTTCGATGATGCCGGCTACAATTTCCATTAACCATGGCCCGCCGGGAGCATTCAGGGCGCCAACGCGGAATTGCTCTATCAGGACGACTTCATCGCGGATTGGATCATATGGCAGGACTGCGGCGGCGTGACCACGTTCGAATACCTCGCGTACCAGCGGGTGACTCCAGTCACCGCTGAATAATCGATGACGCAAACGGT
Proteins encoded in this window:
- a CDS encoding SUMF1/EgtB/PvdO family nonheme iron enzyme, whose protein sequence is MTATTNQLAKLRIFISYARGGNAHTWSERIQSHLEQQGAEVWRDERSIEEGNDNWYRSIQRGIEKSDVVVCIVGKDTDQCGWQEREMLYSDKLKKQVVALRIDNVSLPFYIQEKQPIEAHSDPQDTLDRLTRKLAEILPALQNRTPNIAPLSENNYTQTSASPQRRDELTYLNDLINKDLSDLESRYVALEACERRSLSPERVMKSLRVDTDAIFRAFKVDQIAHEQVIEKTYTDALDAYRDLEDKPVRRLAVLGEPGAGKSFSLQRISIEYARKALQDEHAPIPLLVPLGSWTREAISLEDFIEDQLGKLGRYFSTLRDLRRAVLLLDGMNEIPPGQRKFKVEQIKCLAQDERFASVMVSCREKDFTGDCYLPFDTLVLQPLKPSQIMVFLERAFNLLQDGSNAAQAAQDRFWHLAGGDDIRQVWEIWHKAGADLDLFWSAKKIPKENPNIDTSWQQNQLWREVRFNPRSLLRLASNPYLLHVFIALKQVPSNRAQLFQGFLQLLYEREQTARENRHEHVPARTDWEAALVALAEAMQNTANTQQSDGAQTTLLRSQCPASLTDDLIKFSIDASVLQQSGSDIRFTHQLLQEYLASRLLLDASHSSDKTANDFWPQATWWERSGWEVVAEIAAESCGNDTDAQLHLIAWLAQANPEVASTIWQHVGKINLSSEALSTIANQWFTRMTDIAQEPHPAARAAIGRALGNFGLDNRKGVGLRADGLPDIDWVKIPSTAFVYQDDEHSPLPEFHIARYPITHAQFQAFIDAGGYQDDHWWQGWQGWQVLHERLDAPASPDWSEPNAPRETVSWYEAIAFCRWLSDRRGFMVSLPTEQQWERAARGTQGLNYPWGNEFQKDFSNCEFNLGRTSAVGLYSHAASPDGVLDMAGNVWEWCLNEYDMSENCQLSGNEARVLRGGSWFYYPVNVRASVRVSYHPAYRRGNLGFRVLCSSPIE
- the nudF gene encoding ADP-ribose diphosphatase, with the protein product MNTDVEILEKTVCFEGFFRIERYRLRHRLFSGDWSHPLVREVFERGHAAAVLPYDPIRDEVVLIEQFRVGALNAPGGPWLMEIVAGIIEADETTEDVVKRESIEEANCIITDLIPLYNFLVSPGGTTESVALFCGRVDTTHAGGVHGASEEGEDIKVHVVAVDTALALLQAGKINSVSAIIALQWLALNRDQVRTMWAV